The nucleotide window GCATTTATTGATGTGAATTTACAAAAGGGCACGTTAGCATCCTTACGGCTTTTCGCAAGAATTGCAATTGAATAAAAACTACTGCTTCTCATTGGATTAATTTTGAGGTTGTTACTTGTTACTTTTacgatgtttaattttttagtaTTTGATTCCATCGCGTGGCTAAGCTACTTTACCATAAAAGAAAATAACGGAAGGTGTTCACTTCATCTATTTTGTCTTCTCACTCCTTAATTACCTTTGTGATACAATCCTCAGCATCAGAACTCAAGAACTCAGGGATATACAAGGGGGCGCCTAAGATGTCCAATGCTAGATCGATCTCATCTTCACCATCAAAAGGAAACTGCAACAAGACCACCATAGAAAATTAACACAAAGAGAAACATTACTTTATGCTCTTTCACTGGAGCCTGTTGACTAAAATCTCTGGCTTCTCTTCATGCAAATTACTTCTTACTAAATCACTTGTTCTGTTAACTGAGTCTGTCCTTTCAGTTTTTGTGTTTGTGAACCGTAGCACCTCTCGTGCCATCTCAGTTCGTTATGTAGCCATGGAAATTAATAGGAGCAGCATTATTCACATTTAACATTTGCTTTCTTTacattcgttttcttttttgaatatGGAAGTTCATTGAAGTCCTTTAAATTGTTGAGGCTGTCGCCTTGTCAGTTTGTAATGCGGGCGTGCTAAGTTCACGTTTGGATCTTTCTGGAGAGTTCGCTCTTGCGTGTGCAACTTGCGCGATTAGCCACGATATTGATTTAATTTATGAGGTTTAGCGTGGATCGTAAAAGGACGATCCATGGATTTAGCTCCCTTTTTAAACCGCGTTGACGTAACACCCTTGTCATTAACTATACGAAGAAGTGAAGAAACCAGAACGTTCCTCTATTCTAGTGATTTAGGCGGGATcaaggtaataatttttttacgcTACCGTGCTTAACGTAACTATACGCCTTGTAAGTTAAATATTTTACGTTCGATTTTATCAGTTAGATGTATTTTTTCCGAATTCAAGTTACAAGATAGGCAAGCTGTTGTACACGAAATCGTTTTAACGTTTTGTAGATGATCAGTTTTGCCTTTTTGTCTTGTAATTTGTGCATCAAATTTCTTAACTTTTTATCAACTTTAGTTTATCTGTAATTTATTTTGACTTTTATTTCAGTTCTCACGGTGTTCATTGATTTTCTTtgggaaataaataaattcaaacatcaGTACATGAACGCGTGTAATCACTGAAGCAATGTACGTTAAGTTAATCGGCAGCACAACTACATGCTAAAGGAAAAGAGTTGAAAACGAtgaaagcttaaaaaaaaagacacaccGTGCCAGTGAGCAGACGATACAGCATAACTGCCAATGCCCACCAGTCCACAGATTCGTCGTAGGATTGCTCTTCAAGCATctgaaagagagtttaaatgtTAACCATAGTGGAGATGATAATGACAATGTGTGGTCGTTTATGAGAAAAAAACTCACTCAGTAATTTTGTGACCAAAACCCTAAGGACAATGAGTTGTTCATGTGGAGTTATGTATAGGTCTTTTTTTGAAATTCTACTCACGTTCACACTTAATCTAGGgatatttaaaaatgcaaaaagctcTCTTTGACTTACCTCGGGAGCCATGTAGTAACATGTGCCGCAGATGTCATGCTGCTTTTCTCCGTTGCTAAGTGTTGCGAGACCTAAGTCTCCCACTCTTACGTGCCCGTGGGCATTTATGAACGTATTCTCAAGTTTTAAATCCCTGGTTAAATGAGAAAAGAGAAATAAGGAAACCGCAATGGGCAAATATTATCATATTGACTGGCAGTTATCAAAGTCTTTGCTCATTTATACGTAAACTACgttgttgacaaaaaagaaaaattattccACGAAACTTCTTTTCATTGTAGCCGAGTAGCTGCTTTCTCAAGGTAACAAAGCTTCTGAAATAGCTTCAAGGAGTTCAAGGTatgattttacttattttctttcttaatttcttaTAAATGAAAGTTATCAGTAAACGATGATACAGCCTTTAATATAAAATGTAATCAGACTTGTGAGGCTGACTTAGCTGAGAAGCCCACAACACACTTCATGTACCAAAAGAGCCAATGGCTCGATTTATACTggagacggatcatccgtccagacggatcatccgtcgagAAGAAtcatccgtctagtataaataCGGGAAGGACTATGAGACGAACTATCGGTGTGTCGTGTGACTCGTCCCGTGTTTTATAGTGGACGAGTTTTCTGGACGGATTTCCGAGAAAGCAGGTCTAAAAGGCTTGCGCGTTCGTTCTCTTCTTTGAATCGTCAGACaaaagtaacttctcaaagTCCTTTGAGATTTCTTCGAAGACTTGATTGTTCGAAGACTTCTTCAAGGCAAGTGTCTCAAGCCGCAcgacaaattgttttttctcctcTGCTAGCTCAAGCGCAAGGTATTTCATTTCTGCATTCGTCCATACACGTTCTTTTTTGGACTTTCTGGGCTGGTGCGAACCATCATTTGacttgtccgccatcttgaattgatAGTTTATCGAAAACAACCACTGGCTTCTTGTAACGAGGTGTAGTTTTCGTGGATAGTTCGTCTTCCCGCATTTATACACAGCGACTGATCATCCGTCTTGACGAGTTATCCACGATAATTCGTCTGAAAAGACGGACTATCGCGATAGCTCGTCTGGGTGGATGATCCTTCTGCTTGCCCGTGTTTATACACAGACGGATTATCAGACGAGCTACCGTTCTTTGCCCAAGCTCGTCCTAGACGGGTGATCCGTCTGTAGTATAAATCGGGCCAATGTGTCATTGTATGAGGAACACCGAAGAGATGGGCGGTTATGATTTACTCGCCCAGTACAGTACCCGTGTATGATCCCGAGTTAATGTAAATATTGTATAGCGCAGATGATCTCACACGCATAAAACCTcagggattaaaaaaaaaatgaattcaattGAGAAACGGTTGGACTGTCGTTCAACCTTACAAATGGTTTTTTGTTCGGTAAAGGGATTTACACCTATATAAGACTTCATTTGCTTTGAAGATAGAGGTTTTGGGTCGTTTATGAAACCGGGGCAGGGGAGGAGAGAGTGTTGGTTTTTTCTCCCCCCTTGAAAACCAGATATGCCAAGTATTGCAAGTAATTACATACATTCTGACGTCAATAATTGTCAAAAAGGTGTTCCCTTTAAATTTTGACTCAACTGTAAAATGATATCGCTTGTGATGAagaatacaaaaaaataaaggtCAAGCCGTGTGGTGTTAACGATACTCCAAAAGGAGACAAAAACAATCATCTAATTTCAACCTAAGAAATTACCTTAACACAAACAATGACCCTAACTTTACAAACAGGTATGTAAGGCTTAAACTTAGCGGTAAACATCCTGACGTTAATTAAGATAACATCAAATTCATCGGGGTCTgactatattttttttatggtgCATCAAACATACTTGACTGCTCTTTCCTCAAGTTTACCACAACGCATAATTAACTTTTCCAGGTCTCCTCCTGGTAGAAATTCCAAAACCATAAACAAGCACTCCTGTTGTGAAAAGATATAACTGATATTGTTAGAGCTGTTAATGGTAATTGTCAAGGTATCGAAGAAATTCTGGGTAGGAAAGATTTGTAACGATCGTAAGCGGGCGAGACTTAAAGGTCACGTATACTAAGTTCTGATACTACCCAGATCTCCTGTAACATTCTCTCCTTTCCTCGGTCTTTTTCCAGTCTCAACATGCAGAAGCAGTGTCCTATTGGaggtgagggggggggggagaggggACAAAAGTGTCAAGGATAAACTATTCATCAATAGTCGTTTCCTTTGATAGAAAAAATGTATAAACTGTCTCATTCGACGAGATAGCTGATTCCTTTAATTCATTTGTAATCAATCTCCTTACCAAAGCGGCTTCCATGTAATAATTCGGGCCAGACAAGTCAAGCCACGCAAAGACCGAGACCAACCTTGATTCCAATGACTATCTCAACTGTCCTGGCTCAATGTTGGGAACACTTTCTCTTAATTCATATCACAGCGCATTAACAGGGAATTAGGAGAGGGAATGAGGATTTCCACTAACTTTTCGTTTCAAGACActtaaagaatattttttcattttcgacCTAGTGAGATGTTGAAATACTTTAGCCACTTTTTTTCTAACAGTGGTAAATAATTGAACTTCCCTTTCAGCAAATCTATCAATGCAATATGAATGCACTAAAACAGTTTGAGAAGAGAGTAATGAATGTTGTCCTTGAAATACTTACTTTGGTAGCGAAAACACCACAAACCTTTGTCACAAAAGATGACCCTTGTGCATTTCGGAGTAGAAGTGTTTCGTTGTCAAACATAGCTTTATTAGCAGCGTCCTGGATTTTGATGGCAAAATCCTGTCCGGTTTGCCGGTTATTGTACAACAAGACCTTTAAACCAAGATACACACAACAAAAAATACGTGTAAAAATCAAGAATCCAAGTGCGaactttagagcagttttcaaatgactgaagAAAAATCAATTCCAAACTAACTACttcaaccaatcataacagGAGCAAAGagagcgatgaaccaatcagaattcctagcaattagtACATGTAACTTACTCAAAGGGCGAACAAGAAGCAGTTCCTTTGGGAtagcttctcattggctgaaaaactggtgcgagattttttcgccaatcactaagcgtagcaatcgcaattgtATAATCATTTTACACAGCTCTACATATCTTCTCGCCATTCAATCATCCATAGTATTCTAGAGAAGACATAAGGCATAACGGATAAACACAGGACAGGACGTGCTCTTCTCCAATCTATGTCTAGGAGAGCATTTGGTTACGTCTCCTGTCAGGggtcgtttttctttttagttcGTAAGCAGTCTGCAAGATACCTCCTCCTCCCTCATCCCTTTCAATTTACTCTCCCCACCCCTCTGTAAAATGGTAAAATTCAT belongs to Acropora muricata isolate sample 2 chromosome 9, ASM3666990v1, whole genome shotgun sequence and includes:
- the LOC136929317 gene encoding cAMP-dependent protein kinase catalytic subunit alpha-like, translating into MEINMKRKRHKKRKRDPPSKLPNAAENFWIDSLENLEFVGQLGQGGFGNVLLYNNRQTGQDFAIKIQDAANKAMFDNETLLLRNAQGSSFVTKVCGVFATKECLFMVLEFLPGGDLEKLIMRCGKLEERAVKFYACEIICAIQYLH